The following proteins come from a genomic window of Methanocella conradii HZ254:
- the prf1 gene encoding peptide chain release factor aRF-1 codes for MTEEARHKYEFKRQLEELKSKQGQGTELISLYIPHDKRISDVVAYLRDEHGSAANIKSKSTRTNVQSALESIMSRLKYYKEPPENGMAIFCGAISIGGDRTSMETITIVPPQPITSFSYRCGSNFETEKLEEMLIDRKTFGLIVLDRREATIGLLKGKRVTPMRHLTSTVPGKQRKGGQSSHRFQQLRLIAINDFNNRIAEAANDIFLNIDRNDFQGILIGGPTPTKEEFVKGEYLHHELQQKILGLFDVAYTDESGLEELMDAAAETLSALEVVKEKKLMERFMKELVSDRGLAAYGEDSVRQNLNMGAVEVLLLSEDLRRSRITLKCQNCDYTSTTTVKHRAGEKATLEFGKCPKCQSALSISEQVDVVDELSVIAEQMNTEVEFISTEFEEGEQLLNAFGGIAAILRYRTGV; via the coding sequence ATGACCGAAGAAGCAAGGCACAAGTACGAGTTCAAAAGGCAGCTAGAAGAGCTGAAAAGCAAGCAGGGACAGGGAACCGAGCTCATATCGCTATACATTCCGCATGATAAGAGGATATCGGACGTGGTAGCCTATCTAAGGGACGAGCACGGGTCGGCGGCGAACATCAAGTCAAAGTCAACCAGGACCAACGTGCAGAGCGCCCTGGAGTCCATCATGTCCCGCCTGAAGTACTACAAGGAGCCGCCGGAGAACGGCATGGCAATCTTCTGCGGGGCGATAAGCATAGGCGGCGACCGCACGTCAATGGAGACGATCACCATAGTGCCGCCCCAGCCAATCACCTCGTTCTCATACAGGTGCGGCAGCAACTTCGAGACCGAGAAGCTGGAAGAAATGCTCATAGACCGCAAGACGTTCGGGCTCATAGTGCTAGACCGCAGGGAGGCCACGATAGGATTGCTCAAGGGCAAGAGGGTCACCCCGATGAGGCACCTCACAAGCACGGTCCCCGGGAAGCAGAGGAAGGGCGGCCAGTCGTCCCACCGTTTCCAGCAGCTACGGCTCATCGCCATAAACGACTTCAACAATAGGATAGCAGAGGCTGCAAACGATATTTTTTTGAATATTGACAGGAATGACTTTCAGGGAATATTGATAGGCGGCCCCACCCCCACGAAGGAGGAGTTCGTCAAGGGCGAGTACCTCCACCATGAGCTGCAGCAAAAGATATTGGGGCTTTTTGATGTGGCATATACGGATGAGTCGGGCCTTGAAGAGCTCATGGATGCGGCGGCGGAGACCCTGTCCGCCCTGGAGGTGGTCAAGGAGAAGAAGCTGATGGAGCGCTTCATGAAGGAATTGGTGAGCGATAGAGGGCTTGCCGCCTACGGGGAGGACTCGGTGCGCCAGAACCTCAACATGGGGGCTGTTGAGGTCCTGCTGCTGTCCGAGGACCTGCGAAGGAGCCGGATCACGTTGAAGTGCCAGAACTGCGACTATACGTCTACAACCACGGTTAAGCATCGGGCGGGCGAGAAGGCCACGCTGGAGTTCGGTAAGTGCCCGAAGTGCCAGTCCGCGCTGAGCATTTCGGAGCAGGTCGACGTGGTGGACGAGCTTTCGGTGATAGCGGAGCAGATGAACACCGAGGTCGAGTTCATATCCACCGAGTTCGAGGAGGGAGAGCAGCTTCTCAACGCTTTCGGAGGCATTGCCGCGATTTTGAGGTATAGGACGGGGGTGTGA
- the argS gene encoding arginine--tRNA ligase has protein sequence MYLKLLEESRLLMEEAVRKAGFSAGDMWLGESQYADVSSSLPFRMGKELKKNPAEIARKIVENMGKGVYIEKAVAAGPYINFYAGERYLKDSLEEILKKGRTAVLLPPKGVKVILEHTSANPTGPLHVGRGRNPVIGDTLARVMRCAGYDVQVQYYVDDMGKQEATIVWGYDHLDLEKLPAPEVDKPDHEVVEVYRAATERRKADEAVEREVSDILSRYERLDPAITEKFRRAVDKCLEGQKMTLSRMNVFYDLFVWESEFVKDGSVNRILEALAKTPYAERKDGALVLNLSSFGMDKEFVLTRADGTSLYTTRDIAYHIWKLANCDEAVNVLGEDQKLAMQRLEATLRMLGEKKLPRIVFYSFVSLPEGRMSTRKGVVVNLDDLLDEAVARAYVEVDKRRKDLPEDRKREIANLVGIGAVRYDIVRVAPEKSITFKWEQALDFEKQGAPFIQYAHARTCSILEKAKPGRFDTAVLKEKEEVALIKKMAMLPYVVEIAARDLKPHLVAGYARELAETFNQFYRYVPVLGAEPELREARLALVDAARVTLANSLDLLGIAAPEEM, from the coding sequence GTGTACTTGAAGCTTCTTGAAGAATCCAGGCTGCTCATGGAGGAGGCGGTCAGGAAGGCTGGCTTCTCCGCGGGCGACATGTGGCTTGGCGAGTCCCAATACGCCGACGTTAGCTCTTCTCTGCCCTTCAGGATGGGCAAGGAGCTGAAGAAAAACCCTGCCGAGATAGCCAGGAAAATTGTGGAGAACATGGGCAAGGGCGTGTACATTGAAAAAGCCGTGGCCGCTGGCCCGTACATCAATTTTTATGCGGGCGAGAGGTATCTCAAGGACTCGCTAGAAGAGATATTGAAGAAGGGCAGGACCGCCGTCCTGCTGCCGCCTAAAGGCGTTAAGGTGATACTTGAGCACACGTCTGCCAACCCGACCGGGCCCCTGCACGTCGGCAGGGGCAGGAATCCCGTAATAGGGGACACGCTCGCCAGGGTGATGCGCTGCGCCGGATACGACGTGCAGGTGCAGTACTACGTGGACGACATGGGCAAGCAGGAGGCGACCATCGTCTGGGGATACGACCACCTTGACCTCGAAAAGCTGCCTGCGCCAGAGGTGGACAAGCCCGACCACGAGGTCGTTGAGGTATACCGTGCCGCGACCGAGCGCAGGAAGGCGGACGAGGCCGTGGAAAGGGAGGTATCCGACATCCTGAGCAGGTATGAGCGCCTCGATCCGGCCATCACTGAAAAGTTCAGGCGGGCGGTGGATAAGTGCCTTGAGGGCCAGAAGATGACCCTGTCCAGGATGAACGTTTTCTACGACCTCTTCGTGTGGGAGTCCGAGTTCGTCAAGGATGGATCGGTTAACAGGATATTGGAGGCGCTGGCAAAGACGCCCTATGCAGAGCGCAAGGATGGGGCGCTCGTGTTAAACCTGTCTTCCTTTGGCATGGACAAGGAGTTCGTCCTGACCCGTGCAGATGGGACTTCTCTTTATACGACGAGGGATATCGCCTACCACATCTGGAAGCTCGCCAATTGTGATGAGGCGGTGAACGTGCTGGGGGAGGACCAGAAGCTCGCCATGCAGCGCCTTGAGGCCACGCTGAGGATGCTCGGGGAGAAGAAGCTTCCTCGTATAGTGTTCTACTCGTTCGTCTCATTGCCCGAGGGCCGCATGTCAACTCGTAAGGGTGTGGTCGTGAACCTCGACGATTTGCTCGACGAGGCTGTAGCGAGGGCGTACGTCGAGGTGGACAAGCGCCGCAAGGACCTCCCGGAGGACAGGAAAAGAGAGATTGCAAACCTTGTGGGGATAGGCGCAGTCCGATATGACATCGTCAGGGTGGCCCCTGAGAAGTCGATTACCTTTAAGTGGGAGCAGGCCCTGGACTTCGAGAAGCAGGGCGCCCCATTCATCCAGTATGCCCACGCCAGGACGTGTAGCATCCTGGAGAAGGCGAAGCCGGGCAGATTTGATACAGCGGTGCTAAAAGAAAAAGAGGAAGTGGCGCTGATAAAAAAGATGGCTATGCTTCCCTACGTAGTAGAGATCGCCGCCCGCGACCTCAAGCCCCACCTGGTGGCGGGCTATGCCAGGGAGCTTGCCGAAACGTTTAACCAGTTTTACCGATACGTCCCGGTGCTGGGCGCCGAGCCTGAGCTTAGGGAGGCCAGGCTGGCGCTGGTGGACGCGGCCCGTGTCACGCTTGCCAACTCGCTGGACCTGCTAGGCATCGCGGCGCCCGAGGAAATGTAA